A single window of Candidatus Cloacimonadota bacterium DNA harbors:
- a CDS encoding undecaprenyl/decaprenyl-phosphate alpha-N-acetylglucosaminyl 1-phosphate transferase, with translation MENRTWEYVSVFIMSWLLVYGLTPFIIKLAKALNFVDKPEARKMHLTSVPYMGGLSVFIGFFLLCIYDVTISANRSFDPAMLGYLGGSLLIMLIGLIDDRCGMNPIIKLIGQITVSLVFILTNFQFPELQNMFGSFYISLPVMVVWMVGLMNALNFLDNMDGILSGIAGILGLGFFAFSLANTTGSNGAEMAFIGLISLSFAGSALGFLPFNFNPAKIFLGDAGSMFIGYFLSSMGILMARYAVLTRENNVFYLLPVLLLSYAIFDISLVSYTRKRDGRHVMQGGKDHSTHRIHTALGSIKITALIIYAINILIVLTTIIIFITGNQVLLLVSTLMLATFFIVFGRKLDQIPIVVPSNQQKTNKVDK, from the coding sequence ATGGAAAATAGGACATGGGAATACGTGAGCGTGTTCATTATGTCCTGGTTGCTCGTTTACGGGCTCACGCCTTTCATCATCAAACTTGCCAAGGCGCTGAACTTTGTGGACAAACCCGAAGCCAGAAAGATGCATCTCACCAGCGTCCCCTACATGGGGGGGCTGAGCGTGTTCATTGGCTTTTTCCTGCTCTGCATCTACGATGTAACGATCTCCGCCAACCGCAGCTTCGACCCGGCGATGCTGGGTTATCTGGGCGGCTCCTTGCTGATCATGCTGATCGGCCTCATCGACGACCGCTGCGGCATGAACCCCATCATCAAGCTGATCGGGCAGATCACCGTGAGCCTGGTCTTCATCCTCACGAACTTCCAGTTCCCGGAACTGCAAAACATGTTCGGTTCCTTCTACATTTCCCTGCCTGTGATGGTGGTATGGATGGTGGGGTTGATGAACGCGTTGAATTTTTTGGACAACATGGACGGCATTTTGAGCGGGATCGCGGGGATCCTGGGCCTGGGCTTTTTCGCCTTCAGCCTGGCCAACACCACCGGCTCGAACGGTGCGGAGATGGCCTTCATCGGCCTGATCTCGCTGAGTTTCGCGGGCAGCGCCCTGGGCTTTCTGCCCTTCAACTTCAACCCTGCCAAAATCTTCCTGGGCGACGCGGGATCGATGTTCATCGGCTATTTCCTCTCCTCAATGGGCATCCTCATGGCCCGCTACGCCGTGCTGACCAGGGAAAACAACGTTTTCTACCTGCTGCCCGTGCTGCTGCTCAGCTACGCCATTTTCGACATTTCCCTGGTGAGCTACACCCGCAAGCGCGACGGACGCCACGTGATGCAGGGCGGCAAAGACCATTCCACCCACCGCATCCACACCGCGCTCGGCTCCATCAAGATCACCGCCCTGATCATCTACGCCATCAACATCCTGATCGTGCTCACCACCATCATCATTTTCATCACCGGAAACCAGGTGCTGCTGCTGGTCTCCACCCTTATGCTGGCCACCTTTTTCATAGTCTTTGGCCGCAAACTGGACCAGATCCCCATCGTGGTGCCCAGCAACCAGCAGAAAACCAATAAAGTGGATAAATGA